The Sphingomonas sanxanigenens DSM 19645 = NX02 genome includes a region encoding these proteins:
- a CDS encoding fatty acid desaturase CarF family protein gives MKSAATAAIVAIFGGSMALNIAGMVADPHWLALPALLVGWYVADLLSGAIHMYMDYRPCPPGRGLDRLYFYEGSRASDAYVRLFRATMTPLNPFERLVYDFKNHHPRPDALGRRAMWRQIGSTVIAGTLPVSLLLNLAWLTVGLPGWVMAGFVALLIGGSFAQYFHGTLHRTDNPWIVRAMRKAGLLMTPEAHQLHHDTLKRDFSTNCGWSNPLLNRVFNAARARGHFDEAGLEPAG, from the coding sequence ATGAAGAGCGCAGCCACCGCCGCGATCGTCGCCATTTTCGGCGGATCGATGGCGTTGAACATCGCGGGGATGGTTGCAGACCCGCATTGGCTGGCGCTGCCGGCGCTGCTCGTCGGCTGGTATGTCGCCGATCTGCTCTCGGGCGCGATCCACATGTATATGGACTATCGCCCCTGCCCGCCCGGCCGCGGGCTGGACCGGCTCTATTTCTACGAGGGCTCGCGCGCGTCGGACGCGTATGTCCGCCTGTTCCGTGCGACGATGACGCCGCTCAACCCGTTCGAGCGGCTGGTCTACGACTTCAAGAACCACCACCCCCGCCCCGATGCGCTCGGCCGCCGCGCGATGTGGCGCCAGATCGGATCGACGGTAATCGCCGGCACCCTGCCCGTCTCGCTGCTGCTCAACCTCGCCTGGCTGACGGTGGGGCTGCCCGGCTGGGTGATGGCCGGGTTCGTGGCGCTGCTGATCGGCGGCAGCTTCGCCCAATATTTCCACGGCACGCTGCACCGCACCGACAATCCGTGGATCGTGCGGGCGATGCGCAAGGCCGGCCTGCTGATGACGCCGGAAGCGCACCAGCTTCACCACGACACGCTGAAGCGCGATTTCAGCACCAATTGCGGCTGGTCCAACCCGCTGCTCAACCGCGTTTTCAACGCGGCGCGGGCGCGCGGGCATTTTGACGAGGCGGGGCTGGAGCCGGCGGGCTGA
- a CDS encoding glycosyltransferase family 4 protein codes for MRVAMLSSISWRTPPRHYGPWELVTSLLTEALVARGVDVTLFATLDSQTRGRLDGVIPAGYSETPDADAKVCEILHIAHLFERAGDFDIIHNQADFVPLAFSRLVDTPMVTTIHGMSSERIVPVYKRYEDRVAYVAISDADRHPGLRYAATIHHGIRLEDFPFDPAGSDDLLFFGRIHPDKGAADAVRAAQVTGRRLVMAGIVQDEAYYAREVAPHLDGDHIRHIGAVGGAVRGETLGRARCLLHLIGFDEPFGLSVIEAMACGTPVIAYARGSMPELIEHGVTGYLVKSFDEAIAAVERVHELDRAACRAAVARRFGVDRMAEQYIALYRNLLANPPDRPVAAPGDALNF; via the coding sequence ATGCGCGTGGCGATGCTCAGTTCGATCTCGTGGCGCACCCCGCCGCGGCATTATGGCCCCTGGGAACTGGTCACGAGCCTGCTCACGGAGGCGCTGGTTGCGCGCGGCGTGGATGTGACGCTGTTCGCGACCCTCGATTCGCAGACGCGCGGCCGGCTCGACGGGGTGATCCCCGCGGGCTATTCGGAAACGCCGGATGCGGACGCGAAGGTGTGCGAGATATTGCACATCGCCCATCTGTTCGAGCGTGCGGGTGATTTCGACATCATCCACAACCAGGCCGATTTCGTGCCCCTCGCCTTTTCGCGGTTGGTCGACACGCCGATGGTGACGACGATCCACGGCATGTCGTCCGAGCGGATCGTGCCGGTCTACAAGCGCTATGAGGACCGCGTCGCCTATGTCGCGATCAGCGACGCCGATCGCCACCCCGGCCTGCGCTACGCCGCGACGATCCACCATGGCATCAGGCTGGAGGATTTCCCCTTCGATCCGGCCGGCAGCGACGACCTGCTGTTCTTCGGGCGCATCCATCCGGACAAGGGCGCGGCCGATGCGGTCCGCGCCGCGCAGGTCACCGGCCGCCGGCTGGTGATGGCCGGGATCGTCCAGGACGAGGCCTATTACGCCCGGGAGGTCGCGCCGCACCTCGACGGCGACCATATCCGCCACATCGGCGCGGTCGGCGGCGCGGTCCGCGGGGAGACGCTGGGCCGAGCCCGCTGCCTGCTCCATCTGATCGGTTTCGACGAGCCCTTCGGCCTCTCCGTCATCGAAGCCATGGCGTGCGGCACGCCCGTGATCGCCTATGCCAGGGGATCGATGCCCGAACTGATCGAACATGGCGTGACCGGCTATCTCGTTAAGAGTTTCGACGAGGCGATCGCCGCCGTCGAACGCGTTCACGAACTCGATCGCGCCGCCTGCCGCGCCGCCGTCGCACGCAGGTTCGGCGTCGATCGGATGGCTGAGCAATATATTGCACTTTACCGAAATCTGCTGGCCAATCCGCCCGATCGCCCCGTCGCCGCGCCGGGCGATGCGCTGAATTTTTGA
- a CDS encoding alpha-amylase family glycosyl hydrolase: MSRTWWQRGVIYQIYPRSFQDSNGDGIGDLAGIERRLDDVQALGVDAIWLSPIFPSPMADFGYDVADYRGIHPDFGTLEDFDRLLAATHARGLKLLLDFVPNHSSSAHPWFVESRASRDNPRRDWYLWRDAAADGGPPNNWISDFGGSAWEWDATTGQYYYHAFLKEQPDLNWRNPEVRAEMIDTLRFWLARGVDGFRIDVLWHIIKSADFPDNPANPDYRPGMAEMFKVLQHHSTDQPDVHAIAAEMRALADGFGTTPGRERVLIGEIYLPVERLMQYYGREAPGVHLPFNFQLIDAQWNARVLADLIATYEAALPAGAWPNWVLGNHDRPRVAARLGEAQARVAAMLLLTLRGTPTLYYGDELGIADVPIPPDQVQDPRELREPGLGLGRDPVRTPMPWDDTGNAGFSTGTPWLPLNPDWRTRNVAGMRQDPVSILSLHRALLTVRHAHDALSIGAIARIADDGPVLRYERSHQRERLQMLLNLGDAPYAAEAAPGRVLLSTLADAPRTIGATVTLRPNEGLIVEIAP; this comes from the coding sequence ATGAGCCGGACCTGGTGGCAACGCGGCGTGATCTACCAGATCTATCCGCGGTCGTTTCAGGATTCGAACGGAGACGGCATCGGCGATCTCGCGGGGATCGAGCGGCGGCTGGACGATGTCCAGGCGCTGGGGGTCGACGCGATCTGGCTCTCGCCGATCTTTCCCTCGCCGATGGCCGATTTCGGCTATGACGTGGCCGACTATCGCGGCATCCACCCCGACTTCGGCACGCTCGAGGATTTCGACCGGCTGCTCGCCGCCACCCATGCGCGGGGCCTGAAGCTGCTGCTCGATTTCGTGCCCAATCACAGCTCCAGCGCGCACCCCTGGTTCGTCGAGAGCCGCGCATCGCGGGACAATCCCAGGCGGGACTGGTATCTGTGGCGCGATGCCGCCGCCGACGGCGGGCCACCCAACAACTGGATCAGCGATTTCGGCGGCAGCGCCTGGGAATGGGATGCGACGACCGGCCAATATTATTACCACGCCTTCCTGAAGGAGCAGCCCGACCTCAACTGGCGCAACCCCGAGGTGCGCGCCGAGATGATCGACACGCTGCGCTTCTGGCTGGCCCGCGGCGTCGACGGATTTCGCATCGACGTGCTGTGGCACATCATCAAGTCCGCCGACTTCCCCGACAATCCGGCCAACCCGGATTATCGCCCCGGGATGGCCGAGATGTTCAAGGTGCTGCAGCATCACTCGACGGACCAGCCGGACGTGCATGCGATCGCGGCCGAGATGCGCGCGCTGGCGGATGGTTTCGGGACGACGCCCGGCAGGGAACGCGTGCTGATCGGCGAGATCTACCTGCCGGTCGAGCGGCTGATGCAGTATTACGGGCGCGAGGCGCCGGGCGTGCACCTGCCCTTCAATTTCCAGCTCATCGACGCGCAGTGGAATGCGAGGGTGTTGGCCGACCTGATCGCGACCTATGAGGCGGCGCTGCCGGCCGGGGCCTGGCCCAACTGGGTGCTGGGCAATCATGACCGCCCGCGCGTCGCCGCCAGGCTGGGCGAGGCGCAGGCGCGTGTCGCGGCGATGCTGCTGCTGACGCTGCGCGGCACGCCGACGCTCTATTATGGCGATGAGTTGGGCATCGCCGATGTGCCGATCCCGCCCGACCAGGTGCAGGATCCGCGCGAGTTGCGCGAACCGGGGCTCGGCCTCGGCCGCGATCCGGTGCGCACGCCGATGCCATGGGACGACACCGGCAATGCCGGGTTCAGCACCGGGACGCCGTGGCTGCCGCTCAACCCCGATTGGCGAACGCGCAATGTCGCCGGAATGCGGCAGGATCCCGTGTCGATCCTCTCGCTTCATCGGGCATTGCTGACCGTGCGGCATGCCCATGACGCGCTGTCGATCGGCGCGATCGCGCGGATCGCCGACGACGGCCCGGTGCTGCGCTACGAGCGATCCCACCAGCGGGAGCGGCTCCAGATGCTGCTCAACCTCGGCGACGCGCCGTACGCGGCAGAGGCAGCGCCGGGCCGCGTCCTGCTGTCCACCCTCGCCGATGCACCGCGCACGATCGGCGCGACCGTGACCCTGCGGCCCAACGAAGGCCTGATCGTGGAGATTGCACCCTGA
- a CDS encoding glycosidase, producing the protein MSDDFLIFGPDDVDLARSPLRGSLDAPTYVLGAFNPGLAVLPSGNLLLMVRVAEALKEPVTGEHVLAIRWTPQGYALDRHPLAGVSMKDPRQFETAHATHRMLALTSLSWLLPVELAPDGGRVIAVHYDKAIQPAASFQHYGIEDARISRIDGRWYMTTCAVSAERHCTTLYTSDNGLDYRLEGVVLDHQNKDMILFEGKVGGRFMALTRPLGELYFAWAPESAYAGGPSINLAQSPDALHWKPLDQPFLIPRRGSLANMKLGGGSQPVLTPEGWLMIYHGVETRETVGIYRSFWALLDRDDPSKVLRLEDEVPLLEANAALTAPIAERLYLPTPVVFTTGIADAGDHYIVAGGEADLACRITRIAKERFR; encoded by the coding sequence ATGAGCGACGATTTCCTGATCTTCGGGCCTGACGATGTCGATCTCGCGCGATCGCCGCTGCGGGGGTCGCTCGACGCGCCCACCTATGTGCTGGGCGCGTTCAATCCGGGGCTCGCGGTGCTGCCGTCGGGCAACCTGCTGCTGATGGTGCGCGTCGCCGAGGCGCTGAAGGAGCCGGTGACCGGCGAGCATGTGCTGGCGATCCGCTGGACGCCGCAAGGCTATGCGCTCGACCGGCACCCGCTTGCGGGCGTCAGCATGAAGGATCCGCGCCAGTTCGAAACCGCGCATGCCACCCACCGCATGCTCGCGCTGACCTCGCTCTCCTGGCTGCTGCCGGTGGAACTCGCCCCCGACGGCGGCCGCGTGATCGCCGTGCATTACGACAAGGCGATCCAGCCCGCCGCATCCTTCCAGCACTACGGCATCGAGGATGCGCGGATCAGCAGGATCGACGGACGCTGGTACATGACGACCTGCGCGGTTTCGGCCGAGCGCCACTGCACGACGCTCTACACGTCCGACAACGGCCTCGACTATCGGCTGGAGGGCGTCGTCCTCGACCATCAGAACAAGGACATGATCCTGTTCGAGGGCAAGGTCGGCGGCCGCTTCATGGCGCTCACCCGGCCGCTGGGCGAGCTCTATTTCGCCTGGGCGCCTGAGAGCGCCTATGCCGGCGGCCCCTCGATCAACCTCGCCCAATCGCCCGACGCGCTGCACTGGAAGCCGCTCGACCAGCCCTTCCTGATCCCCAGGCGCGGTTCGCTCGCCAATATGAAGCTGGGCGGCGGCAGCCAGCCGGTGCTGACCCCCGAGGGCTGGCTGATGATCTACCACGGCGTCGAGACGCGCGAGACCGTCGGCATCTATCGCAGCTTCTGGGCGCTGCTCGACCGCGACGATCCCTCGAAGGTGCTGCGTCTGGAGGATGAGGTGCCGTTGCTGGAGGCCAATGCCGCGCTGACCGCGCCGATCGCCGAGCGCCTCTATCTGCCGACCCCGGTGGTGTTCACCACCGGCATCGCCGACGCCGGCGACCACTACATCGTCGCCGGCGGCGAGGCGGACCTCGCCTGCCGCATCACCCGCATCGCGAAGGAGCGTTTCCGATGA
- a CDS encoding DUF1287 domain-containing protein encodes MTIPFLDRRAVLAGLAASLAAPAPAQPQHRTATALIAAARRQVGVTRSYDPAYSVLAFPNGDVPRGRGVCTDVVIRAYRDAFGIDLQALVNADMKAAFAAYPKTWGLRRPDRNIDHRRVPNLQAFMARKGARLPVPAGAGGWRPGDIVTSLVGGRLPHIGIVSDRRGPGGHWAIIHNIGAGAREEDALLAHPLTGRYRFMLDG; translated from the coding sequence ATGACCATCCCGTTCCTCGACCGCCGCGCCGTGCTGGCCGGCCTTGCCGCGAGCCTCGCCGCGCCAGCGCCGGCCCAGCCGCAGCACCGGACCGCCACCGCACTGATCGCCGCGGCGCGGCGCCAGGTGGGCGTTACGCGCAGCTATGACCCCGCCTATTCGGTGCTCGCCTTCCCCAACGGCGACGTGCCCCGCGGCAGGGGCGTCTGCACCGACGTGGTGATCCGCGCCTATCGCGACGCGTTCGGGATCGACCTGCAGGCGCTGGTCAATGCCGACATGAAGGCGGCCTTCGCCGCCTATCCGAAGACCTGGGGGCTGCGCCGCCCCGATCGCAACATCGATCATCGCCGCGTGCCCAACCTGCAGGCCTTCATGGCGCGCAAGGGCGCCAGGCTGCCGGTTCCCGCCGGGGCCGGCGGCTGGCGGCCCGGGGACATCGTCACCAGCCTCGTCGGCGGCCGGCTGCCGCATATCGGCATCGTTTCCGACCGGCGCGGCCCCGGCGGGCACTGGGCGATCATCCACAATATCGGCGCCGGCGCGCGCGAGGAGGATGCGCTGCTCGCGCATCCGCTGACGGGCCGCTACCGCTTCATGCTCGACGGCTGA
- a CDS encoding transporter, with the protein MIWGIDFTEDGVLPVQRCEAEPAGRFRWLHLALADHGTRSFIARAEQLPADVRELLLSPDTHQRALVDGDTVGCVLHDFERDFDVADTARVGALRIALTPGLMLTTRLHPLRSADIAKSRLSRSASPIGPAQALDLLVGAIGDNITDISRTLAADVQHAEDAFLDGHHPPSARDLIGIRRRLAQIHRLLSGMRGVFQRLERDEELPAPLLPTVEKLTQRLQSLDADILEVQGQLRLLREELDIQEAQRTNQNLYILSIVTALLLPATLVTGIFGMNTGGLPLAEGPWGTFHATVLAAMAAAATYFWLRWRGFMRR; encoded by the coding sequence TTGATCTGGGGGATCGACTTCACCGAGGATGGCGTGCTGCCCGTGCAGCGCTGCGAGGCCGAACCCGCCGGCCGTTTCCGCTGGCTGCACCTCGCGCTGGCCGACCATGGCACGCGCAGCTTCATCGCGCGTGCCGAACAATTGCCGGCCGACGTGCGCGAACTGCTGCTCTCGCCCGACACGCACCAGCGCGCGCTGGTGGATGGCGACACCGTCGGCTGCGTGCTGCACGATTTCGAGCGCGACTTCGACGTGGCGGATACCGCGCGCGTCGGCGCCCTGCGCATCGCGCTGACGCCCGGCCTGATGCTGACGACGCGGCTGCACCCGCTCCGCTCCGCCGACATCGCCAAGAGCCGGCTCTCCAGGAGCGCGTCGCCGATCGGCCCCGCGCAGGCGCTGGACCTGCTCGTCGGCGCGATCGGCGACAACATCACCGACATCAGCCGCACCCTGGCCGCCGACGTCCAGCACGCCGAGGATGCCTTCCTCGACGGCCATCATCCGCCCAGCGCCCGCGACCTGATCGGCATCCGCCGCCGGCTGGCGCAGATCCACCGCCTGCTCTCCGGCATGCGCGGCGTGTTCCAGCGGCTGGAAAGGGACGAGGAACTGCCCGCGCCGCTGCTGCCGACGGTAGAGAAGCTGACGCAGCGGCTGCAATCGCTGGATGCCGACATATTGGAGGTGCAGGGGCAGCTCCGCCTGCTGCGCGAGGAACTCGACATCCAGGAAGCGCAGCGGACCAACCAGAACCTCTACATCCTGTCGATCGTCACCGCGCTGTTGCTGCCCGCGACATTGGTGACGGGCATCTTCGGGATGAACACCGGCGGGCTGCCGCTGGCCGAGGGGCCGTGGGGGACGTTCCACGCCACGGTGCTGGCGGCGATGGCGGCCGCGGCGACCTATTTCTGGCTGCGGTGGAGAGGCTTCATGCGGCGATAG